Within the Terriglobales bacterium genome, the region AAATTCGGCGTGTCTATTCCGCCACCCCAAGGGGGCAGAAAGCTCTTCGAACCGCAAAACAAAAAGTCCGTGAGTTGTTCGGTGAACTGTTCGAACGTTAAGGAGTGCAGGACTCATGAGCTTTTCCCGACGTAATTTCCTCAGAGCGGCAAGCGCCTTGGCGGGTAGCGCGCTAGTGCCCCCAACCTTGGCCAACCATGGCATCGCCGAAAAAACTTTCAGAGCCCCCCAGAACCAGGGTGCAGCCGACCACACCATCAGAATCGCCGCCGCGCCGGTGGAGATCGCGCCGAAGAAGATTATTTCGATTACCACGTACAACAGCCAATTTCCGGGGCCGCTGCTGCGCCTTAAGGAAGGACAACGAGTTGTTGTAGACCTGGTGAACGAGACTGACACGCCCGAGCAACTGCACTGGCATGGTCAGCTTGTTCCCGTGGACGTAGATGGCTCGGCGGAAGAGGGGACACCGTACATTCCGGCCCATGGGCAGCGTCGCATTTCATTCGTCCCTCAGCCTTCAGGTTATCGCTTCTACCATACGCACAACCGTGCGGGCGCCGACCTCTCCGCCGGCCAGTACAGCGGGCAAGTCGGGCAGGTTTACATCGAGCCGAAACATGAGCCGGGGAACTATGACCGAGAGGTATTCCTGGTTTTGAAGGAATTCGAGCCGACTTTCAGCCGCGGTGGTGACATGCCCCAGGATGTCTTATCGCCGGCGGCCAAGGTGAAGGAGTTGGAGGAGAAGGGCGAGTCGGCAATGAAGGCGTCACTCGCCAAGGGCATGCCGCGGGGATACGAGATCGGCTACGCCTCTTTCACCGTCAATGGCCGCATGCTTGGGCATGGAGAGCCTATTAAAGTGAAGCCAGGGCAGCGGGTACTGTTTCACGTGCTGAATGGGAGCGCCACTGAGATCCGCAGCCTGGCATTACCGGGACATACTTTTCTCGTCGTGGCTCTTGACGGAAATCCGGTACCGAATCCGGCGAGGGTTCCGTTTTTGTGGCTGGGGACCGCCGAGCGGGTCTCCGCCATCGTGGAGATGAACCATCCGGGAGTCTGGATCATGGGCGACACCAGCGACGATGATCGGCGCCACGGGATGGGAGTTGTGGTGGAATACGCGAATCGTGCCGGCAAAGCCCAGTGGGTCGCGCCACCGAAATTCCGTTGGGACTACACCAAATTTGCAAAGCCTGGGGCCACCGCTCATGTGCCCGACGAGACCTTTGAAATGACGTTCGCAAAGGACAACGCTGCTCTGGAAGGATTCAACCGATGGACGATTAACGGTGTGGCGTATCCGATGACGAGCACAATGGCAGCGCCTGCATTTCACCTACGCGAGGGTCGGCGGTACCGCGTGCACATGCGCAACGAAAGCGACGACGTCCATCCCATTCATCTCCACCGACACGTGTTTGAACTAACAAACATGATGGGAGAGCCGACGGTGGGCGTGATGAAGGACGTGGTCATG harbors:
- a CDS encoding multicopper oxidase domain-containing protein: MSFSRRNFLRAASALAGSALVPPTLANHGIAEKTFRAPQNQGAADHTIRIAAAPVEIAPKKIISITTYNSQFPGPLLRLKEGQRVVVDLVNETDTPEQLHWHGQLVPVDVDGSAEEGTPYIPAHGQRRISFVPQPSGYRFYHTHNRAGADLSAGQYSGQVGQVYIEPKHEPGNYDREVFLVLKEFEPTFSRGGDMPQDVLSPAAKVKELEEKGESAMKASLAKGMPRGYEIGYASFTVNGRMLGHGEPIKVKPGQRVLFHVLNGSATEIRSLALPGHTFLVVALDGNPVPNPARVPFLWLGTAERVSAIVEMNHPGVWIMGDTSDDDRRHGMGVVVEYANRAGKAQWVAPPKFRWDYTKFAKPGATAHVPDETFEMTFAKDNAALEGFNRWTINGVAYPMTSTMAAPAFHLREGRRYRVHMRNESDDVHPIHLHRHVFELTNMMGEPTVGVMKDVVMLGGYQEVALDFVANDPGMTLFHCHQQLHMDFGFMTLFDYV